A window of the Cannabis sativa cultivar Pink pepper isolate KNU-18-1 chromosome X, ASM2916894v1, whole genome shotgun sequence genome harbors these coding sequences:
- the LOC115714290 gene encoding pectinesterase inhibitor 10 isoform X2 — translation MIKRTTPRKNSRISSGYYINKPSENIAPATVNGSGIIQHLPSIYLFNNNNNNSYHQRQQNPPLLPLPILPFSSSSSPINRGLSCPLLPPPTNTRKTNRDHSLTPKKSKSKPTSAKVSSLMMKSSSQSMVIASTNRLGPDPNDLPKALTTKKSSSSVCSVVNLVEDLHTFSGSVFSLAPPPSSLPLPRFSLKPKLSCNAEAAGIDAGATDNLRRLLRLR, via the coding sequence ATGATCAAAAGAACAACCCCAAGAAAGAACAGCCGAATTTCTTCTGGCTATTATATCAATAAACCATCTGAAAACATAGCTCCGGCAACGGTCAACGGTTCCGGCATCATCCAACACCTTCCTTCTATTTACctgtttaataataataataataactcatATCATCAACGACAACAAAACCCACCTTTGCTTCCTCTACCAATTCTCCCCTTCTCTTCTTCATCATCGCCAATAAACAGAGGCCTCTCATGCCCTCTTCTTCCTCCTCCAACAAATACCAGAAAGACAAACAGAGACCATTCCCTCACACCCaagaaatcaaaatcaaaaccaACATCAGCCAAAGTTTCCAGCTTGATGATGAAATCATCATCCCAATCTATGGTAATTGCTTCAACCAACAGGTTAGGACCCGATCCAAATGACCTTCCTAAGGCTTTAACCACTAAAAAGAGTAGTAGTAGTGTTTGTTCTGTTGTTAATCTTGTGGAAGATCTACACACGTTTTCTGGTTCTGTGTTTAGCCTAGCTCCACCGCCGAGCAGCCTTCCTCTACCGAGGTTTTCACTTAAGCCCAAGCTCAGCTGCAACGCTGAAGCTGCAGGAATTGATGCCGGTGCCACTGATAATCTCCGTCGGCTACTTCGTCTTCGGTGA
- the LOC115714290 gene encoding uncharacterized protein LOC115714290 isoform X1, with protein MEAVINVDRYYSSSTIEYNNNNNKKQVMIKRTTPRKNSRISSGYYINKPSENIAPATVNGSGIIQHLPSIYLFNNNNNNSYHQRQQNPPLLPLPILPFSSSSSPINRGLSCPLLPPPTNTRKTNRDHSLTPKKSKSKPTSAKVSSLMMKSSSQSMVIASTNRLGPDPNDLPKALTTKKSSSSVCSVVNLVEDLHTFSGSVFSLAPPPSSLPLPRFSLKPKLSCNAEAAGIDAGATDNLRRLLRLR; from the coding sequence atggAAGCAGTGATTAATGTTGACAGGTATTACTCTTCATCAACAATTGagtacaacaacaacaataacaagaAGCAAGTGATGATCAAAAGAACAACCCCAAGAAAGAACAGCCGAATTTCTTCTGGCTATTATATCAATAAACCATCTGAAAACATAGCTCCGGCAACGGTCAACGGTTCCGGCATCATCCAACACCTTCCTTCTATTTACctgtttaataataataataataactcatATCATCAACGACAACAAAACCCACCTTTGCTTCCTCTACCAATTCTCCCCTTCTCTTCTTCATCATCGCCAATAAACAGAGGCCTCTCATGCCCTCTTCTTCCTCCTCCAACAAATACCAGAAAGACAAACAGAGACCATTCCCTCACACCCaagaaatcaaaatcaaaaccaACATCAGCCAAAGTTTCCAGCTTGATGATGAAATCATCATCCCAATCTATGGTAATTGCTTCAACCAACAGGTTAGGACCCGATCCAAATGACCTTCCTAAGGCTTTAACCACTAAAAAGAGTAGTAGTAGTGTTTGTTCTGTTGTTAATCTTGTGGAAGATCTACACACGTTTTCTGGTTCTGTGTTTAGCCTAGCTCCACCGCCGAGCAGCCTTCCTCTACCGAGGTTTTCACTTAAGCCCAAGCTCAGCTGCAACGCTGAAGCTGCAGGAATTGATGCCGGTGCCACTGATAATCTCCGTCGGCTACTTCGTCTTCGGTGA